The Polypterus senegalus isolate Bchr_013 chromosome 1, ASM1683550v1, whole genome shotgun sequence genomic sequence AATGGTTATTTCATTGAAAGGCCAGGACAATTAAATGACCCTTTTGTTATAAATGTCACACAAGCATTCAAAGATTTGCATACCACATCGAACACTGAATGAACCCCCTTAATAATCAAATGTCTCGAGTATGAGAAAACCAAAAAAGCTGAAAACTTTCcaaacacattttactgtattttatacatGTTAACCATGATGTAGGATTTCCATTATTCTTtaaaccattttgtgtttttgtatatattttttaaaacagtgtcTTTTGGAACAGCTCTCTACAGCCGTACTCTGAGGAGTTAACACAACAAAACTCTTTAACAGCTACTAAGGCTTCTTCCTTTGCAGTTTCTTCCCCATATGAGCCTGTCCTGTCAGTATGAACATGGGCACCAAGAACCCTACATGACCTGCTTCACATTAAGACAGCGCAACCAACATGCAAAGAAACACCTTTgcttcacaaacatagaattacTGAGTTTCTCAGACAACAATTCCTGCATTTTTCTTTACCACAAATGTCAAGACCGTCCTGCAAAAGGAAAGTAGGACAGCACATAATTCACATATGGCTTAAATTTGTTCTTAGTATAAATGATGGCCACAAATCAACCACAGTAGTGAACCAAATAAACATTTTCCCCTGTTAAGCTTCTTCCTCAAGTCTCTTGTGCTCAGCTTTGAGGGTCACTGCTTCCATTTGGGGCATGCGGCAACTCCTGCTCATTTATGGTGTGCAAAAGCAGGCACACAGGATGCCGTGATGGCTGGGGCTGACCATTTTCTTGATGTCTCTCTGGGTAAACCATTCCTTGTTCCTCATCCCCACAAGGCTGAGATTCACAGGAATTGCAGCCTTCACAGAAGTCCATTGGTCCATCCAAATTATCATCAAGGAGCCCATCATCTTCCCTTCCACGACAAACACAAACTTCGATGCCAGAATCTCCAGTGAAACGCCGGTGCCTTCCAggtgttttttctttatcttctgaAAAGCTTTCAGAACTGAAGTCTTTCAAAAGCTCTTTCTGACAATCTTCCTCTTTGTCTGGGAAAGAAACACTATCAGCCATCTCATTGCTACATGCAACTTGTCCATCACGTTCTATGGCAGGAGGCGGTTCTAGGATAGCCTGCTGAATGTAGTCCAATGGTGGCTGAGGGTCAAGATCACCAGGTCGTGCAGAGAGAACATCTGCTACAGGTGTAGGGCTACCTTGTATTGCATGGGGATTTCTTTCAACCTGTTCTAAATTTATAACGCCACTTCCAGGTGGAGGACATGGCTGTAAGGCACtataaggaggaggaggagttggtGGCCTGTTTACCACTTCCTCATAAGCTGGTAAGAGATAATTTGGCAAAAACCCTGCagaaaaaaagagggaaaaaaaaaaaattacaaaacataccAAAATAATTGTAAACATACAATAGTAGACTTTTTGaatcatgcattttaaaaatgctgcttttAGTCACACTGTCACTATATTGGTCACACCAATTAAAACATgaactaaaacaaaaacattactgTGTAAGGATGCTGCATGCTGTTCTGTGCAAGATCAGGCATTTTGCCCActaactgaagtgactttgagcCTTAGCCAGTCATAAGTGAtatgaatgtttttaaaaagattttcctCATGATCTTTAATGTAATCCTGTAAACGGTTAATAAAGTTAGTTGAACGTCaaaatatctatttttaaaatgtagaacTGGATATTAAATGCACAGCAGTATTCATTTAAAGTCCATTGAACAAAGAGAGATAAAAGCTTATCAGAATACTACAGTGTCATTAAAGTTTTCTGAACTCAAAAACAAAGAGTCCCAAACAAATGGATATCTTAGACATACCACAACTTCAGAGTCATACATACATGATCAACCATGAACTCTTTCTAAACCTCAAGTGCCATAAAGAAGAAAAGCTGTGGGCCTCAGTGGACTTTAGAAAGGAGGAAAAATGTAAACTATTGTTATTAATGATATACAGGATACATGTCCCTGCATAATACATTATACTAGttttcataaaaacaataaattgtaAATCTTAAAGTCAAATTTCCATTTGAAAAATTTATGTCAGGTACTGACAAATGACCTTATAAACTAAATTGAGAACTTCCTGCCTTCCATTATTTTACATGATCACATCATTTATAACCAGgggcagacaggcaggcaggcactcACGCCTAACACACATATTCACACTTGTTGGGCTGTGTGAGGTACTATCGATTAACATTGTTTAATAGTCCTTTGGACTGCAATTTTTGTAAGCATTCTAGTGTGAGAATGTTTACTGCACTGCTAGCTTACCATAAAAGCTTGCTTAAAGAAATTTAAACTTGCCTAcaataatgaagaaagaaagaggtGCATGTTACTGCTTAAACTAGAACAAAATTCAATCCATGAGAAATAATTCAG encodes the following:
- the LOC120514464 gene encoding WW domain binding protein 1-like isoform X2 codes for the protein MAFLLGIRQKKIVCYGVNNQSYSCETGHCCGESQCCNYYYELWWFWLVWTIIIILSCCCVCHHRRTKHRLQQQQRQHEINLIAYREAHNYASLPFYFRFLPNYLLPAYEEVVNRPPTPPPPYSALQPCPPPGSGVINLEQVERNPHAIQGSPTPVADVLSARPGDLDPQPPLDYIQQAILEPPPAIERDGQVACSNEMADSVSFPDKEEDCQKELLKDFSSESFSEDKEKTPGRHRRFTGDSGIEVCVCRGREDDGLLDDNLDGPMDFCEGCNSCESQPCGDEEQGMVYPERHQENGQPQPSRHPVCLLLHTINEQELPHAPNGSSDPQS
- the LOC120514464 gene encoding WW domain binding protein 1-like isoform X1, with product MLRQSKWTLCLFRFRHFYGRIEERKKETRGKEMERRVLKMGIFLFSAVPVSFSTESVSEKKIVCYGVNNQSYSCETGHCCGESQCCNYYYELWWFWLVWTIIIILSCCCVCHHRRTKHRLQQQQRQHEINLIAYREAHNYASLPFYFRFLPNYLLPAYEEVVNRPPTPPPPYSALQPCPPPGSGVINLEQVERNPHAIQGSPTPVADVLSARPGDLDPQPPLDYIQQAILEPPPAIERDGQVACSNEMADSVSFPDKEEDCQKELLKDFSSESFSEDKEKTPGRHRRFTGDSGIEVCVCRGREDDGLLDDNLDGPMDFCEGCNSCESQPCGDEEQGMVYPERHQENGQPQPSRHPVCLLLHTINEQELPHAPNGSSDPQS